A genomic window from Nicotiana sylvestris chromosome 11, ASM39365v2, whole genome shotgun sequence includes:
- the LOC104221790 gene encoding zinc finger protein BALDIBIS-like, whose protein sequence is MSYNGLSSLPSSIRGFIQDPNPSSNVPNPNSNPASNKRKRNLPGNPDPDAEVIALSPKSLMATNRFICEICNKGFQRDQNLQLHRRGHNLPWKLKQRTNKEVKKKVYICPEKTCVHHDPSRALGDLTGIKKHFSRKHGEKKWKCEKCSKKYAVQSDWKAHSKICGTREYKCDCGTLFSRKDSFITHRAFCDALAEESARFTSFPNTANLNLRNQLLNGGMTNLQQQSGNSHFGSLFWPELMGLGLNPSSQLNLDGQKPRLPLWLDNANSGSPNDFLATPSSTTSSLPHDLVQMASHNSNNQWFIGASASSSSMQQPRVVLKEEEEDINRRNLSESTINSSMYYNNSQQETTTPQAAHMSATALLQKAAQMGSTRSSNSALFNSTEFGLMGSSNFGSTLATHDNIQGNNGLLLGDTNANSLMMRQNKGKQVNITSGNTEGSLTRDFLGVGGNENRPFLQQRELAKFGNSAIF, encoded by the exons ATGTCTTATAATGGACTTTCTTCTTTACCTTCTTCCATTAGAGGTTTCATTCAAGATCCAAACCCTAGTAGTAATGTTCCAAACCCTAATTCAAATCCAGCTTCTAATAAAAGAAAGCGAAATCTCCCAGGAAATCCAG ATCCAGATGCAGAAGTGATAGCACTATCACCAAAATCATTGATGGCGACGAATCGATTCATTTGTGAAATCTGCAACAAGGGTTTTCAAAGGGACCAGAATTTGCAGCTTCATAGAAGAGGTCACAATTTGCCATGGAAACTCAAACAAAGAACAAacaaagaagttaagaagaaagTTTACATTTGTCCAGAAAAAACTTGTGTACATCATGATCCATCAAGAGCTTTAGGGGATTTAACTGGTATTAAAAAGCATTTTTCAAGAAAACATGGTGAGAAGAAATGGAAGTGTGAGAAATGTTCAAAAAAATATGCAGTTCAATCTGATTGGAAAGCTCACAGTAAGATTTGTGGGACTAGAGAGTATAAATGTGACTGTGGCACACTTTTTTCCAG aaaggaCAGCTTTATAACACACCGTGCATTCTGCGATGCATTGGCTGAAGAAAGTGCAAGGTTTACATCATTTCCAAATACAGCAAATCTTAACTTGAGAAATCAATTGCTGAATGGTGGAATGACTAATCTCCAGCAGCAAAGTGGAAATTCTCACTTTGGTTCTTTATTTTGGCCTGAATTAATGGGATTAGGATTAAACCCTTCAAGTCAACTTAATCTTGATGGACAAAAACCAAGGCTCCCACTTTGGCTTGACAATGCAAATTCAG GTAGTCCAAATGACTTTTTGGCAACACCGTCAAGCACAACAAGTAGTTTGCCTCATGATTTAGTTCAAATGGCATCACATAATAGCAATAACCAATGGTTCATCGGTGCCTCGGCCTCCTCGTCGTCGATGCAGCAACCACGAGTAGTGCtaaaggaggaggaagaagataTTAACAGAAGAAATTTATCTGAGAGTACTATTAATAGTTCAATGTATTACAATAATAGCCAACAAGAAACAACTACTCCTCAAGCAGCTCATATGTCAGCAACAGCACTTTTACAAAAAGCAGCCCAAATGGGATCAACAAGGAGCAGCAATTCAGCACTCTTTAACAGTACTGAATTTGGGCTAATGGGGTCATCTAATTTTGGTTCAACTTTGGCGACTCATGACAATATTCAAGGAAATAATGGCCTGTTATTAGGAGACACAAATGCAAATTCTTTGATGATGAGGCAAAATAAAGGAAAGCAAGTAAATATTACTAGTGGAAATACTGAAGGCAGTTTAACAAGAGATTTTCTTGGTGTAGGAGGGAATGAAAACAGACCCTTTTTGCAACAAAGAGAACTGGCCAAGTTTGGTAATTCTGCTATATTTTAG